In Xenopus laevis strain J_2021 chromosome 2S, Xenopus_laevis_v10.1, whole genome shotgun sequence, a genomic segment contains:
- the tm9sf2.S gene encoding transmembrane 9 superfamily member 2 S homeolog precursor: MAIQSSTVIFTSLLLCVIRPGAAFYLPGLAPVSFCEQGKETAECKSEIELFVNRLDSVESVLPYEYAAFDFCQNTGEKRPSENLGQVLFGERIEPSPYKFTFNKEAKCQLVCKKTYSSSNQETKSKLDFLKKSMLLNYQHHWIVDNMPVTWCYDVEDGQRFCNPGFPIGCYITENGHPKDACVINSEFHEKDTYYIFNHVDITIFYHVVENEGQGARLVAAKLEPKSFKQTHVDQPDCSGPPMEIKNQFSGDVTVPYTYSVSFHEEKNIRWASRWDYILESMPHTHIQWFSIMNSLVIVLFLSGMVAMIMLRTLHKDIARYNQMDSTEDAQEEFGWKLVHGDIFRAPRKGMLLSVFLGSGAQILIMTFVTLFFACLGFLSPANRGALMTCAVVLWVLLGTPAGYVASRFYKSFGGEKWKTNVLLTALLCPGIVFADFFLMNLILWGEGSSAAIPFGTLVAVLALWFCISVPLTFIGAYFGFKKQAIEHPVRTNQIPRQIPDQSFYTKPLPGIIMGGILPFGCIFIQLFFILNSIWSHQMYYMFGFLFLVFIILVITCSEATILLCYFHLCAEDYHWQWRSFLTSGFTAVYFLVYAVHYFFSKLQITGTASTILYFGYTMIMVLIFFLFTGTIGFFACFWFVTKIYSVVKVD, encoded by the exons ATGGCGATCCAATCAAGCACTGTGATCTTCACTTCACTGCTGCTGTGCGTTATCAGGCCCGGCGCAGCTTTCTACCTGCCAGGTCTCGCTCCAGTCAGCTTTTGTGAGCAGGGAAAGGAAACGGCAGAATGCAAG tcTGAAATAGAGCTTTTTGTGAACAGACTGGACTCTGTGGAATCGGTTCTTCCTTATGAATATGCTGC gtttGATTTTTGCCAAAATACAGGAGAAAAACGCCCATCTGAAAATCTTGGTCAGGTGCTTTTTGGTGAAAGAATTGAACCCTCTCCATATAAG tttacatttaaTAAGGAAGCTAAATGTCAGCTTGTTTGCAAAAAGACATATTCTTCTTCTAACCAAGAAACCAAGTCAAAGCTtgactttctaaaaaaaagtatgcTTCTGAACTATCAGCATCATTG gaTTGTTGACAATATGCCTGTAACATGGTGTTACGATGTTGAAGATGGACAGAGATTTTGCAATCCTGGATTCCCTATTGGTTGTTACATTACTGAAAATGGCCATCCAAAAGATGCCTGTGTAATTAAT TCTGAGTTCCACGAGAAAGACACATATTATATCTTCAACCATGTCGATATAACCATTTTTTACCATGTTGTAGAAAATGAGGGCCAAGGGGCAAGATTGGTTGCAGCTAAACTGGAACCTAAAAG CTTCAAGCAAACTCATGTTGACCAGCCAGACTGCTCGGGGCCTCCTATGGAAATTAAGAATCAGTTTAGTGGTGATGTCACTGTTCCATATACCTACTCTGTGTCTTTTCAT GAAGAAAAAAACATCAGATGGGCATCTAGATGGGATTATATTTTAGAATCCATGCCTCACACACACATTCAATGGTTTAG taTTATGAATTCGTTGGTGATTGTCCTCTTCCTTTCGGGTATGGTTGCTATGATTATGCTAAGGACATTACATAAAGATATTGCAAGGTACAATCAGATGGATTCTACG gaaGATGCTCAAGAAGAATTTGGGTGGAAGCTGGTTCATGGTGATATTTTCAGAGCACCAAGAAAAGGCATGCTGCTCTCTGTTTTCCTGGGTTCTGGCGCTCAGATTCTAATAATGACTTTTGTCACATTAT tttttgcctGCCTTGGATTTTTGTCCCCTGCTAACAGAGGTGCTCTAATGACATGTGCTGTCGTGCTGTGGGTGTTGCTTGGAACTCCAGCTGGTTATGTTGCTTCAAGATTTTACAAAT cattCGGTGGAGAAAAGTGGAAAACGAATGTCTTACTGACTGCACTTCTCTGCCCAGG gattgtATTTGCTGATTTCTTCTTAATGAACTTAATTCTTTGGGGAGAAGGATCTTCTGCAGCAATCCCATTCGGTACCCTTGTGGCTGTACTAGCATTGTGGTTTTGCATTTCTGTTCCACTGACATTTATTGGAGCATACTTCGGATTTAAGAAGCAA gCCATTGAACACCCTGTCCGCACCAATCAGATCCCTCGTCAAATTCCTGATCAGTCATTCTACACAAAGCCATTACCTGGTATCATAATGGGAGGAATTTTGCCATTTGGGTGTATTTTCATTCAGCTATTTTTCATTCTTAACAGTATTTG GTCCCATCAGATGTATTACATGTTTGGATTTTTGTTCTTGGTATTCATCATTTTGGTCATTACTTGTTCTGAGGCAACTATATTACTTTGCTACTTTCATCTCTGTGCAGAG GACTACCACTGGCAATGGCGCTCATTCCTAACTAGTGGCTTTACTGCAGTATATTTTCTTGTATATGCTGTACACTATTTTTTCTCCAAACTACAAATCACAGGGACAGCAAGTACCATTTTGTACTTTGGGTACACTATGATAATGGTCCTcatctttttcctttttacag gTACAATTGGATTCTTTGCTTGCTTTTGGTTTGTAACAAAGATTTATAGTGTCGTTAAAGTTGACTGA